The Anoplopoma fimbria isolate UVic2021 breed Golden Eagle Sablefish chromosome 1, Afim_UVic_2022, whole genome shotgun sequence region agctagctagcgagcTAACAGACTGGAAAACTAACATTTGCAGTGAACGCCAATTGCAAAGGTCACCACGAAACAATGTGGCATCTGGTAAACATCTACCCAGAAATAGAAAAGCATGCATTTACCTTGTATCACTGCAATAATCGGTTCTCTATGCGGTGTTTGTAAGGTGTACTCAATTTATTTAGCTGACTACGAAAGAGTCTTGTCAACCAAACGTTCAAGATGGCGTCCACTCGTTTTTGAACCCGCCCCCCTCCGACTCATCAGCTGATTTCAGTTCAAATCAGCGATTCACCTTCATGATGTGCTGTCAAAACGGTACTTTCAGAGCATCTAGATTTACATCTCTGATCTGCATCGTCAAGTTTTTGTTGTTGGCACTGATGTCAGGTTTCTCTTTTGTTCAAATGTATGTGGCATGTACTGTGCTGGCCCtctatttacattacattacattacagtcatttagcagacgcttttatccaaagcgacttacagtcagtagtatattacatatcattcagtagtatattacatatcattcagtagtatatattacatatcattcagtagtatatattacatatcattcacccattcacacactgatgacaggctaccatcaaggtaacattcatcatcctatcatcatatttatgtttctaCCCAAACTGgagaataaaaatgtgaaactaaaagGGTGATAGACATATCTGGCAAACCCAGATTAAATACAGGTGCATGGATGGCTGAGGTAGCAAGACTATGTTACAAGATATCTATTCTGTCCCTGTCACCCACTATATGTCCTTCTTCTTCATATCAGTACTATTGTTTTTAGACAAATAACTTgaaagtgtttcattttcattacattacattacattacattacagttatttaCAGCATTTAGAGatcgcttttatccaaagcgacttacagtcagtagtatattacatatcattcacccattcacacactgatgacaggctaccatcaaggtgccaccatcagactctaactaacattcatcatccagtccacaccgatggccttcaggagcaacttggggttaagtgtcttgcccaaggacacatcgactgccaaagccgggtatcgaaccaccgaccctctgattggagaactaccttgctctccactacgccacagccgccccatacaGGTGCATGGATGGCTGAGGTAGCAAGACTATGTTACAAGATATCTATTCTGTCCCTGTCACCCACTATATGTCCTTCTTCTTTATATCAGTACTATTGTTTTTAGACAAATAACTTgaaagtgtttcattttcatcacagCTAAGTAAACTGCACTCTACGGCTCCATATCATGCTGCAATTAGGTCTATAAAACctacataataataacaatagtaaaGCATTAAGATATATTTAACAGCTGAGGAGTAGCTACCTGCATTAAGAAATGATGGATTATTAGGGCGGCATGGTTTTTCTAGTTTTATACTGGTGCTGCTCGCAAAAATAGTTGATTGgcagctttacatttttatagagaccaaaagaaaaactgtgacATTTGCCGAATTATCCATGTACAGCTCttttttaaccttaatttagctAGGACAAGGCCTCTGACAGCAATCGCTCTATATAACAGGAATACCTTGTCCAtgctcacacattcacacctatgtGCCCAATGCAACCACAGTCTGATCTGCTGGCCCTtgagcagctccactggagcagtTGAGGGGTTGATAGCCTTGCTCAAGGGTTCTTCAGTGGCTTCCACCACCTGAATGTATCCTACCAATGGCTACAGTAGCAAACTAGACTTCCTGGTCCCCCCAGACATCTGTAAGATCATGGTAAATAATGAATTTGGGCTGTGTTTCCCTCCATTATGCTTTTGTTATAAATGTTGCAATCAATAAATACTGAACTGACAACATGTTCTTGTTGTTATTCAGGATGCCTggatattttattcatataagaATTTTGAGGGTGGGTGTTTTTGCATAAAATACCCAAATAAACCAGACCAGTTCAGTTTGACTGCCTTTTTACTCAGACTTGCATTACTGCTCTGTCATGCTTACTATAGAAAGCTGTATTTAAAGCTTTTGTCTGATTTGACTGGCTGTTTCCACCAAACGCACCCCCAATGTAGAAATTGGCAACGCACAAGAACCAGCACCAACAGGAAGTAAAAGCACATTTCGCTCTACGGCAGTGTAAGATATACATTCAAGTGAGCAGTAATTACCAACATGTCTGTAACAAACATCTTTACTTTTGAGGTAAGACATAATTAAGAATTGTAGTAAATGGTAAATTGCTGTAGATGCTCTTAAAGGcctatttttttactatgtagTCTGCAACAATCTGATATAAATCTAAGTATAGATGTGCAGATGAAGCATTTTTGTAtgttcagtttgtattttttatcttaaaataatagCTGTTATTGTAAGCAACAGGCTTAGTCTTACTGGGATTTAGTGTGATGTCAAATGCCTTTTAACTGCTCGTGGACACCTTCCAGTAGATACAATCTACTGTTTCAGATAGTATAGCAGAAAACTTAAACATTTCCTAAGGCTGTGCTGCTGCATCTGGCATTTTTGAATGCACGATATTTTAATGTAACAAGCAACATGTAGCTACTTTCTATAATTAAGAATAAACTAcaagattttttaaattgtcacaAAGTTGAGCAAACATAATGCATAGACTACAGTAGCTTGAGTTACTGAACCGTGTAAATGCCTATAAACAGATGGAGGTTTCTACATTGGGTGTATAATGCTTCTTTCCTGTTTATTCCCACCAGGGAAATATCAATGATGAAATTGACTGTAATACATCCTATGTTTATCATGAAAGGAGAATACTCTCAGGCTTCAAATAGCTTGCAATTGATTAATCACCAAACTggtgtaaaaggaaaaaatattattttacactgATTCAGCTCTGTGTTCAAATCACATCAAATTATTTAATCTTTCGGATGATCTATATCTgaatcaaatgtaaaaacttGAATTCTGTAGTGGaaattacattatataaacattatGATATAAGAAGAGGTCAATTCTAACATTCTGAACTTTAGGCTCCATTATAACATTTACAGTAATGGCAGCAATGCTTACATGTACATTCTTATTAGAATATATAGTTTAAAACTATAAAGTTTTGTttcatcaaaaaaaacattttataagaAGGGGAACTGTTATAAGAAAAGTATGACGgaagtataaaaatataatttaaaaaaaagatttcctaTGGCACAGACTACATTCTGCTACtaatattacatttgaacacattggAAATTTAAGAGGATGAATTCTGTGTTGTGCATAAAatgatgaatgtgtttgtacaatatcacattttatctatattttatGTCGATATACAGatatgtttttggtgtttttcttggTCACTTACTTACTATTTAAGGGAGAAATggtcattttttggggggtccAACAGCTCTTTaaagagaatgcaggttttaataACTGTGATTTCTCCAGCAGATATATTAACTTGGTTGTTGAGGGGTTAAAAAGTATTCGTGTTCATTTATAAGTATACAGCTAAAGTAGtatgtttggcattttgccCAAAACATCTCCTAGTTACTGTTATGgggaagtgaaaaaaatgtggcCTATTCTGCATTTCCTGCCTAATCATTTGACTGAGAAAACCGGAACAAATACAATCAAAGCAGTGCTTTTAAAGCAAAGCTTATGtaatcattcatttttcatttcaatattgaattttttttctgtcctggccccacagtggtggaatgaactccccactgacgtcaggacagcagagtcgctgcccatctttagacgcaggctgaaaactcacctcttcaagaagcactgccctgagccttccacttagcacttattgtattcatattagtttgtttctgcactgtacttttgctctggtttctgctcttagatgcttgtttaagaaaggagatgcacttatgacttctggtgactagtagttctcttgaatacctatgttgaatacacttcctgtaagtcgcttggataaaagcgtctgctaaatgactgtaatgtaatgtaaaaacagcTACTAAAATTTAGTCCAAATTATTCAAAGGGTACAAATGTGCATCATTCCACAGCACACAAAGGGATTCTCAAACTGTGATGAGCTAATCAAAATGAGCATTTTCctctttatattttagattttagatgTGGATAATGGGACAAATGGATACGATTACGGAAACGACACAGGCACTTCAATCTGTGACGATGAGGGGACCTTCCATGCTGTTTTCCAACCTGTGCTGTACAGCTTGATCTTTCTGCTGGGCGTGGCAGGGAATGGCCTGATGGTAACAGTCCTCCTGAGACGTTGGCGCCGCCTGCGCATCACTGAGATCTACCTGCTGCACCTTGCCTTGGCGGACCTCATGCTCCTTTTCACATTTCCTTTTGATATTGCTGACAGTGCCGTTGGTTGGCTGTTTGGGGAGTTTCTCTGCAAGCTGACAGGCCTGGTGCAAAATCTTAACCTCCACTGTGGAAGTTTCCTTCTAGCTTGCATTGGGTTTGATCGGTATTTGGCCATTGTTCATGCTATTCCTAGTATGCAAAGTAGACGCCCAAAGACCGTGCACTTTACATGCATTTCATTATGGCTGCTCTGTTTCGGGTTATCAATACCCAAtgctgtgtttctttctgtggGAGAAGTCAGAAACATATCTAGGCTCTCTTGTTTCTATCATGATCATGGTATCCATGCAAACAACTGGGTTTTGTCTAATAGAGTCTTAGATCATGTGTGCTTTTTCCTACCTCTGGCTGTCATGAGTTATTGTTACACAGCAGTGGTAGTTACATTGTACAACAGTCAGAAAGGCCAAGCGAAGAAGGGCCAAGCGAAGAAAGTTGCAATTAGACTGGCTTTACTTGTcactcttgtcttttttttctgttggctGCCATATAATATCACCTTACTGATGAAAACTATGGCAGAGACCTGGGCGTTATCACATATGAAACCTGTGACCTTTACATCCTACTACAACCAGCCCTTGAAGTGACAAAAAGCCTTGGTCTCTCACACTGTGGCCTGAACCCTTTCTTGTATGCCTTTGTTGGGGTGCGCTTTCGCAATGAGCTAGTACAGTTACTTTGTAAATTAGGCTGCAGCCATGTTTGCCTACCTTTTATCCGAGCTCAGGGTCACGGTCAACCATCCACTTCTGATGGAGTAACAACCACCAGCACCACACACATCTAATACACTCTCATACAATGTCAGCTGTAAAATGCTTCTGTTCTATAGTAATTCATTCGTACAGTGATGATGGAAAATGTTATaattttatcaaatgttttgacAATATAGTacccactgctactttgattgcatttaaaagatgttttatttacctggtcaagaaaaaaaaaaaaatgttattgttggCCAAAAACTGTTTTTGCTTGTACTTTAGCTACTGCTTATTGAATTCAATAAAGATTTCATATATTATACAGCAACCGTGTCCCTTTGTCAGTGTTCGCAAACAACAATAattgacacaataacaaaagcTAAAACCACAGTAGAGATCagtattattctatttttagaCTTCTATTAAAACACTGTTATACAGAACAACTGCAAACAATCACAAATTGCATCTTA contains the following coding sequences:
- the LOC129095011 gene encoding C-X-C chemokine receptor type 5, translating into MSVTNIFTFEILDVDNGTNGYDYGNDTGTSICDDEGTFHAVFQPVLYSLIFLLGVAGNGLMVTVLLRRWRRLRITEIYLLHLALADLMLLFTFPFDIADSAVGWLFGEFLCKLTGLVQNLNLHCGSFLLACIGFDRYLAIVHAIPSMQSRRPKTVHFTCISLWLLCFGLSIPNAVFLSVGEVRNISRLSCFYHDHGIHANNWVLSNRVLDHVCFFLPLAVMSYCYTAVVVTLYNSQKGQAKKGQAKKVAIRLALLVTLVFFFCWLPYNITLLMKTMAETWALSHMKPVTFTSYYNQPLK